A section of the Cyprinus carpio isolate SPL01 unplaced genomic scaffold, ASM1834038v1 S000006658, whole genome shotgun sequence genome encodes:
- the LOC109074838 gene encoding klotho-like isoform X1 produces the protein MAQKKKNAGGNVLLWRLELRSAWIPIYPSSAWVIIDRFPERTKTGPDGARWVIPQLQTTRSEVRDTAHLFNSWKVVQFSDTMKVTWIVLALVLFSQLQWTAAAPGAGLHTWDRFSKLPYPGDKAFLYDNFPDKFMWAVGTAAYSVEGAWEKDGKGKSIWDTFTRGGTRVSRGDVGSDSYHNIPGDLRALQQLGVSHYRFSLSWPRIFSNGTKESYNKKGVEYYKNLIRGLKEIKVQPVVTLYHWDLPDSLQTLFGGWSNSIMVELFREYADFCFKTFGSDVKFWITIDNPFVVAWHGYGTGVVAPGIKNDSDLPFRVGHNLLKAHAAAWHLYDERYRSSQGGRVSMALASHWIKPSRTRQENSKACQCSLDFVLGWFARPLFVDGDYPPCMKRNLTHRLPSFTETESLYVNGTADFFALSHGPALSFQLINDSLRFGQTEDLGLRMLLYWVRAEYNNPPIFVVESGWYGSGNTKTKDAKHMYYLKRFIMETLKAIRFDRVNVIGYTAWSLLDGYEWYREYGIRRGLFYVDFNTPDLKREPKTSATFYSKLIEKNGFPQLPENRPAQGVFPCDFAWGVVANSIQVDTIPTQFADPSVYIWNISGNGELKKVPGVLAPPMHRTHHCADYGSILQQVSDMHRMQISHFHFSLNWSSITPTGRMSDANETLLKYYHCFVSELQKVSITPVVTLWHHTGKLSSLPAPIEASGGWQSEKTVQAFADYARLCFQRLGAHVKLWITLNEPNDEDLEYTVGHQLLRAHALAWHIYDSEFRKAQGGKASLVLHMDWVEPAFSFNREDVEPANRVLDFRVGWFAEPIFGSGDYPAVMRSWLQQRNNIDLFNYHLPTFSNEDRLLVKGTYDFFAISHFTTSMVYDGVEDKYTFKDKLQVQLISDVTWIMSPRRNSPVVPWGLRKALNWVNSRYKGVPIYVMANGVQEDIARFKDSLRIYYLYNYINEALKAYTLDGVNLKGYFAYAFSDRQDPGFGMYGHVQEEVISKSSLAHYKNIIHHNGFPAPGTPQQQCPLAPVHGSGHYVLTKQPVIGFLSVVSSCMLITVGLVVYYSVKRHKLTTKK, from the exons atggcacaaaaaaaaaaaaatg CAGGAGGAAATGTGTTATTATGGAGGCTGGAATTGCGCAGTGCTTGGATACCTATTTACCCGTCAAGTGCCTGGGTAATAATTGATAGATTTCCTGAGAGGACAAAAACGGGCCCAGATGGGGCCAGGTGGGTTATACCACAGTTGCAAACGACTCGGAGTGAGGTAAGAGACACAGCTCACTTGTTTAACAGTTGGAAAGTCGTCCAGTTCTCTGACACCATGAAAGTTACATGGATTGTTTTGGCGCTTGTGTTGTTCAGTCAGCTACAGTGGACAGCAGCTGCTCCAGGCGCAGGACTGCACACATGGGATAGATTTAGCAAACTTCCATATCCCGGTGACAAAGCCTTCCTATATGACAACTTCCCTGACAAGTTTATGTGGGCTGTCGGCACCGCTGCCTATTCAGTTGAAGGAGCCTGGGAGAAAGACGGGAAGGGTAAGTCTATCTGGGACACATTTACTCGAGGAGGGACCCGGGTATCCAGAGGCGACGTTGGCAGTGACAGTTATCACAACATCCCGGGAGATCTCCGAGCCCTGCAGCAACTTGGAGTTAGTCACTACCGGTTTTCTCTGTCCTGGCCGCGCATCTTCTCCAACGGCACCAAAGAAAGTTACAACAAAAAAGGTGTGGAgtattataaaaatctaattcgtggattgaaggaaattaaagtgCAGCCCGTTGTGACTTTATATCATTGGGACCTGCCAGACAGTTTGCAGACCCTCTTTGGAGGTTGGAGCAATTCGATTATGGTCGAACTTTTTAGAGAATatgcagatttttgttttaaaacatttggatCTGATGTGAAATTTTGGATTACCATTGACAATCCTTTTGTTGTGGCCTGGCATGGATATGGAACTGGGGTTGTGGCACCTGGTATCAAAAATGACTCCGACTTGCCTTTCAGAGTTGGACATAATCTACTGAAG GCTCATGCAGCAGCCTGGCACTTGTATGACGAGCGGTATCGTTCCAGTCAGGGTGGGCGAGTGTCCATGGCTCTGGCCTCTCACTGGATCAAGCCTAGCAGAACCAGACAGGAGAACAGCAAAGCCTGTCAGTGTTCTCTGGACTTCGTGCTCGGCTGGTTCGCCCGTCCGTTGTTTGTTGATGGAGACTATCCACCCTGCATGAAACGCAATTTGACCCACAGACTGCCGTCCTTCACGGAGACCGAGAGCTTGTATGTTAATGGTACGGCAGACTTCTTTGCCCTGTCTCACGGACCTGCTCTTAGCTTTCAGCTGATCAATGACAGTCTGCGCTTTGGCCAGACAGAAGACCTAGGTCTGAGAATGCTGCTGTACTGGGTCCGAGCCGAGTACAACAATCCTCCCATCTTTGTGGTGGAGAGCGGCTGGTATGGAAGTGGCAACACGAAAACAAAGGATGCCAAGCATATGTACTACCTAAAGCGCTTTATTATGGAGACTCTAAAAG CAATCCGCTTTGACAGAGTAAATGTGATTGGCTACACAGCCTGGTCTCTGTTGGACGGGTATGAGTGGTATCGAGAATATGGAATACGAAGAGGGCTATTCTATGTGGATTTCAACACTCCTGATCTGAAAAGAGAACCAAAGACATCTGCCACTTTCTATAGCAAACTCATAGAGAAGAATGGCTTTCCTCAGCTGCCCGAGAACCGCCCTGCACAGGGCGTCTTTCCCTGTGACTTTGCCTGGGGTGTTGTAGCCAACTCAATACAg GTTGATACTATACCTACCCAGTTTGCTGACCCTAGCGTTTACATCTGGAACATTTCTGGTAACGGAGAGCTGAAAAAGGTCCCGGGTGTGCTGGCACCCCCTATGCACCGGACACACCACTGCGCCGATTACGGCAGCATTCTCCAGCAGGTGTCTGACATGCACCGTATGCAGATCTCACACTTCCACTTCTCCCTCAACTGGTCCTCCATCACCCCAACAGGCCGGATGTCTGATGCTAATGAAACACTTCTAAAATACTACCATTGCTTTGTCAGTGAGCTACAAAAGGTTAGCATAACCCCTGTTGTGACCCTTTGGCACCACACAGGGAAACTGTCCAGTCTGCCGGCACCCATTGAGGCTAGTGGCGGCTGGCAGAGCGAGAAGACAGTCCAGGCCTTTGCGGACTATGCCAGGTTGTGTTTCCAACGACTAGGAGCTCATGTCAAGCTGTGGATCACGCTGAATGAACCTAATGATGAGGATCTCGAATACACTGTGGGTCACCAGCTGCTCCGTGCACATGCTTTAGCTTGGCACATCTATGACAGCGAGTTTCGCAAAGCCCAAGGCGGTAAGGCATCACTGGTTCTTCATATGGACTGGGTCGAACCTGCGTTTTCTTTCAACAGAGAGGACGTTGAGCCTGCAAACAGAGTCCTGGATTTTCGAGTCGGCTGGTTTGCAGAGCCCATCTTCGGTAGTGGCGATTACCCAGCTGTGATGCGTAGTTGGCTCCAACAGCGAAACAATATTGATCTCTTCAACTACCACTTACCCACATTTAGCAATGAAGATCGGCTGTTGGTTAAAGGAACCTACGATTTCTTCGCCATCAGCCATTTTACTACTTCAATGGTGTATGATGGAGTGGAAGACAAATACACTTTCAAAGACAAGCTGCAGGTACAGCTGATATCTGACGTGACCTGGATCATGTCTCCAAGACGCAACTCTCCTGTGGTCCCCTGGGGTCTTCGCAAGGCACTGAACTGGGTTAACTCTCGATACAAAGGGGTTCCCATTTATGTGATGGCCAATGGAGTTCAGGAGGACATTGCTAGGTTTAAGGATAGTTTGCGCATCTACTACCTTTACAACTACATTAATGAGGCCTTGAAAG CATATACGCTGGATGGAGTCAATTTGAAGGGCTATTTTGCATATGCGTTCAGCGACCGGCAGGACCCAGGCTTTGGCATGTATGGTCATGTGCAGGAGGAGGTCATTTCAAAATCTTCACTGGCCCATTACAAAAACATCATCCACCACAACGGCTTCCCTGCCCCAGGCACGCCTCAGCAACAGTGTCCCCTTGCTCCAGTGCATGGCTCTGGCCATTATGTCCTCACCAAGCAGCCTGTCATTGGCTTTCTCTCTGTGGTGAGCTCTTGCATGCTGATCACAGTGGGCCTTGTTGTCTACTACTCAGTCAAGAGACACAAATTAACcaccaaaaaatga
- the LOC109074838 gene encoding klotho-like isoform X2 gives MGPGGLYHSCKRLGVSQLQWTAAAPGAGLHTWDRFSKLPYPGDKAFLYDNFPDKFMWAVGTAAYSVEGAWEKDGKGKSIWDTFTRGGTRVSRGDVGSDSYHNIPGDLRALQQLGVSHYRFSLSWPRIFSNGTKESYNKKGVEYYKNLIRGLKEIKVQPVVTLYHWDLPDSLQTLFGGWSNSIMVELFREYADFCFKTFGSDVKFWITIDNPFVVAWHGYGTGVVAPGIKNDSDLPFRVGHNLLKAHAAAWHLYDERYRSSQGGRVSMALASHWIKPSRTRQENSKACQCSLDFVLGWFARPLFVDGDYPPCMKRNLTHRLPSFTETESLYVNGTADFFALSHGPALSFQLINDSLRFGQTEDLGLRMLLYWVRAEYNNPPIFVVESGWYGSGNTKTKDAKHMYYLKRFIMETLKAIRFDRVNVIGYTAWSLLDGYEWYREYGIRRGLFYVDFNTPDLKREPKTSATFYSKLIEKNGFPQLPENRPAQGVFPCDFAWGVVANSIQVDTIPTQFADPSVYIWNISGNGELKKVPGVLAPPMHRTHHCADYGSILQQVSDMHRMQISHFHFSLNWSSITPTGRMSDANETLLKYYHCFVSELQKVSITPVVTLWHHTGKLSSLPAPIEASGGWQSEKTVQAFADYARLCFQRLGAHVKLWITLNEPNDEDLEYTVGHQLLRAHALAWHIYDSEFRKAQGGKASLVLHMDWVEPAFSFNREDVEPANRVLDFRVGWFAEPIFGSGDYPAVMRSWLQQRNNIDLFNYHLPTFSNEDRLLVKGTYDFFAISHFTTSMVYDGVEDKYTFKDKLQVQLISDVTWIMSPRRNSPVVPWGLRKALNWVNSRYKGVPIYVMANGVQEDIARFKDSLRIYYLYNYINEALKAYTLDGVNLKGYFAYAFSDRQDPGFGMYGHVQEEVISKSSLAHYKNIIHHNGFPAPGTPQQQCPLAPVHGSGHYVLTKQPVIGFLSVVSSCMLITVGLVVYYSVKRHKLTTKK, from the exons ATGGGGCCAGGTGGGTTATACCACAGTTGCAAACGACTCGGAGTGAG TCAGCTACAGTGGACAGCAGCTGCTCCAGGCGCAGGACTGCACACATGGGATAGATTTAGCAAACTTCCATATCCCGGTGACAAAGCCTTCCTATATGACAACTTCCCTGACAAGTTTATGTGGGCTGTCGGCACCGCTGCCTATTCAGTTGAAGGAGCCTGGGAGAAAGACGGGAAGGGTAAGTCTATCTGGGACACATTTACTCGAGGAGGGACCCGGGTATCCAGAGGCGACGTTGGCAGTGACAGTTATCACAACATCCCGGGAGATCTCCGAGCCCTGCAGCAACTTGGAGTTAGTCACTACCGGTTTTCTCTGTCCTGGCCGCGCATCTTCTCCAACGGCACCAAAGAAAGTTACAACAAAAAAGGTGTGGAgtattataaaaatctaattcgtggattgaaggaaattaaagtgCAGCCCGTTGTGACTTTATATCATTGGGACCTGCCAGACAGTTTGCAGACCCTCTTTGGAGGTTGGAGCAATTCGATTATGGTCGAACTTTTTAGAGAATatgcagatttttgttttaaaacatttggatCTGATGTGAAATTTTGGATTACCATTGACAATCCTTTTGTTGTGGCCTGGCATGGATATGGAACTGGGGTTGTGGCACCTGGTATCAAAAATGACTCCGACTTGCCTTTCAGAGTTGGACATAATCTACTGAAG GCTCATGCAGCAGCCTGGCACTTGTATGACGAGCGGTATCGTTCCAGTCAGGGTGGGCGAGTGTCCATGGCTCTGGCCTCTCACTGGATCAAGCCTAGCAGAACCAGACAGGAGAACAGCAAAGCCTGTCAGTGTTCTCTGGACTTCGTGCTCGGCTGGTTCGCCCGTCCGTTGTTTGTTGATGGAGACTATCCACCCTGCATGAAACGCAATTTGACCCACAGACTGCCGTCCTTCACGGAGACCGAGAGCTTGTATGTTAATGGTACGGCAGACTTCTTTGCCCTGTCTCACGGACCTGCTCTTAGCTTTCAGCTGATCAATGACAGTCTGCGCTTTGGCCAGACAGAAGACCTAGGTCTGAGAATGCTGCTGTACTGGGTCCGAGCCGAGTACAACAATCCTCCCATCTTTGTGGTGGAGAGCGGCTGGTATGGAAGTGGCAACACGAAAACAAAGGATGCCAAGCATATGTACTACCTAAAGCGCTTTATTATGGAGACTCTAAAAG CAATCCGCTTTGACAGAGTAAATGTGATTGGCTACACAGCCTGGTCTCTGTTGGACGGGTATGAGTGGTATCGAGAATATGGAATACGAAGAGGGCTATTCTATGTGGATTTCAACACTCCTGATCTGAAAAGAGAACCAAAGACATCTGCCACTTTCTATAGCAAACTCATAGAGAAGAATGGCTTTCCTCAGCTGCCCGAGAACCGCCCTGCACAGGGCGTCTTTCCCTGTGACTTTGCCTGGGGTGTTGTAGCCAACTCAATACAg GTTGATACTATACCTACCCAGTTTGCTGACCCTAGCGTTTACATCTGGAACATTTCTGGTAACGGAGAGCTGAAAAAGGTCCCGGGTGTGCTGGCACCCCCTATGCACCGGACACACCACTGCGCCGATTACGGCAGCATTCTCCAGCAGGTGTCTGACATGCACCGTATGCAGATCTCACACTTCCACTTCTCCCTCAACTGGTCCTCCATCACCCCAACAGGCCGGATGTCTGATGCTAATGAAACACTTCTAAAATACTACCATTGCTTTGTCAGTGAGCTACAAAAGGTTAGCATAACCCCTGTTGTGACCCTTTGGCACCACACAGGGAAACTGTCCAGTCTGCCGGCACCCATTGAGGCTAGTGGCGGCTGGCAGAGCGAGAAGACAGTCCAGGCCTTTGCGGACTATGCCAGGTTGTGTTTCCAACGACTAGGAGCTCATGTCAAGCTGTGGATCACGCTGAATGAACCTAATGATGAGGATCTCGAATACACTGTGGGTCACCAGCTGCTCCGTGCACATGCTTTAGCTTGGCACATCTATGACAGCGAGTTTCGCAAAGCCCAAGGCGGTAAGGCATCACTGGTTCTTCATATGGACTGGGTCGAACCTGCGTTTTCTTTCAACAGAGAGGACGTTGAGCCTGCAAACAGAGTCCTGGATTTTCGAGTCGGCTGGTTTGCAGAGCCCATCTTCGGTAGTGGCGATTACCCAGCTGTGATGCGTAGTTGGCTCCAACAGCGAAACAATATTGATCTCTTCAACTACCACTTACCCACATTTAGCAATGAAGATCGGCTGTTGGTTAAAGGAACCTACGATTTCTTCGCCATCAGCCATTTTACTACTTCAATGGTGTATGATGGAGTGGAAGACAAATACACTTTCAAAGACAAGCTGCAGGTACAGCTGATATCTGACGTGACCTGGATCATGTCTCCAAGACGCAACTCTCCTGTGGTCCCCTGGGGTCTTCGCAAGGCACTGAACTGGGTTAACTCTCGATACAAAGGGGTTCCCATTTATGTGATGGCCAATGGAGTTCAGGAGGACATTGCTAGGTTTAAGGATAGTTTGCGCATCTACTACCTTTACAACTACATTAATGAGGCCTTGAAAG CATATACGCTGGATGGAGTCAATTTGAAGGGCTATTTTGCATATGCGTTCAGCGACCGGCAGGACCCAGGCTTTGGCATGTATGGTCATGTGCAGGAGGAGGTCATTTCAAAATCTTCACTGGCCCATTACAAAAACATCATCCACCACAACGGCTTCCCTGCCCCAGGCACGCCTCAGCAACAGTGTCCCCTTGCTCCAGTGCATGGCTCTGGCCATTATGTCCTCACCAAGCAGCCTGTCATTGGCTTTCTCTCTGTGGTGAGCTCTTGCATGCTGATCACAGTGGGCCTTGTTGTCTACTACTCAGTCAAGAGACACAAATTAACcaccaaaaaatga
- the LOC109074839 gene encoding replication factor C subunit 3-like, with amino-acid sequence MSLWVDKYRPSSLAKLDYHKEQANQLKNLVQCGDFPHLLVYGPTGAGKKTRIMCLLRELYGPGVEKLRIEHQSITTPSKKKLEINTIASNYHLEVNPSDAGNSDRVVIQELIKTVAQSQQIQSSAQREFKVVLLTEVDRLTKDAQHALRRTMEKYMSTCRLILCCNSTSKVIGPIRSRCLAVRVPLPSVEEVCSVLSGVCRKEGLLLPPELARLLADKSGRNLRKALLMCEACRVQQYPFSPDQDIPETDWEVYLRETANAIVSQQSPQRLLEVRARLYELLTHCIPPEVIMKGLVTELLSNCDGHLKAEVAQMAAYYEHRLHLGNKAVYHLEAFVAKFMAIYKKFMEDGLDNFMF; translated from the exons ATGAGTTTATGGGTGGATAAATACAGACCATCGTCCTTGGCTAAACTCGACTACCACAAGGAGCAAGCAAACCAGCTCAAAAATCTG GTCCAGTGTGGTGATTTTCCACACTTGTTGGTTTATGGACCGACTGGTGCTGGTAAGAAAACCCGGATCATGTGTTTGCTCAGAGAGCTGTACGGACCCGGGGTCGAGAAACTCAGGATTGAACACCAGTCCATCACG ACTCCATCTAAAAAGAAGCTTGAAATCAACACAATTGCCAGTAACTACCATCTAGAGGTGAATCCAAG TGATGCTGGGAACAGTGACCGTGTGGTCATTCAGGAACTGATCAAAACTGTTGCTCAGTCTCAGCAGATTCAGTCCAGTGCTCAAAGGGAGTTCAAAG TGGTGCTGCTGACAGAGGTGGACCGTCTCACTAAAGATGCCCAGCATGCCTTGCGCCGTACGATGGAGAAGTACATGTCCACTTGTCGATTGATCCTGTGCTGTAACTCCACCTCAAAAGTGATTGGCCCCATCAGGAGCAGATGCCTGGCTGTGAGAGTCCCCCTACCAAGTGTGGAAGAG GTGTGCAGTGTTCTGTCAGGCGTGTGCAGGAAGGAGGGGCTGCTGCTTCCTCCTGAACTGGCCAGACTGCTTGCTGACAAGTCTGGCCGTAACCTTCGTAAAGCCCTGCTGATGTGTGAGGCCTGCAGAGTTCAACA GTATCCATTCTCTCCAGACCAGGACATTCCTGAGACAGACTGGGAGGTTTACCTCAGAGAGACCGCTAATGCTATAGTCAGCCAGCAGAGCCCTCAAAG ACTTTTGGAGGTCCGGGCACGATTGTATGAACTTCTGACACACTGTATCCCGCCAGAAGTCATCATGAAG GGCCTGGTGACAGAGTTGCTAAGTAACTGTGATGGACACTTGAAGGCTGAGGTGGCTCAGATGGCAGCATACTATGAACACAGACTGCATCTGGGCAACAAAGCAGTCTACCACCTGGAGGCTTTTGTAGCTAAATTCATGGCCATCTACAAGAAGTTTATGGAAGATGGACTTGACAACTTCATGTTCTGA